AAAATCAATTAAGTGAAATTGCTGATAAATTCGGTGATGACAGAAGAACTAAAACAATTGATGAAGGATTAATGGACATTGAAGATGAAGAATTAATCCCAGATGTTAAAACAATGATTCTTTTAAGTGAAGAAGGATACATCCGCCGTGTTGATCCTGAAGAATTTAGAGTACAAAAACGTGGTGGTAGAGGAGTTAGTGTTAACTCAGCTAACGAAGATCCAATTGTGATTGCCACAATGGGAAAAATGCGTAATTGAGTATTATTCTTTACTAACTCAGGAAAAGTATTTAGAACTAAAGCATATAACATTAGACAATACTCACGTACAGCACGTGGATTACCAATTGTTAACTTCTTAAATGGACTAACAGCTGAAGATAAAATTACAGCTATCTTGCCATTAAGAAATGCAAAAGAAAAAATGCATTATCTAACATTCATTACTGAAAAAGGAATGATCAAAAAAACAGATATTTCATTATTCGACAATATTAATAAAAATGGTAAGATTGCAATTAACTTAAAAGAAAATGATCAATTAGTAACAGTATTTGCTACAACTGGAGAAGATACAATCTTTGTTGCTAATAAATCAGGTAAAGTAATTAGAATCCAAGAAAATATTGTGCGCCCATTATCAAGAACAGCATCAGGGGTTAAAGCAATTAAACTTGATGAAAAAGATATTGTGGTTGGAGCAGTAACTTCATTTGGAATTGAAAACATTACAACTATTTCTTCAAAAGGAAGTTTCAAGAAAACAAACATTGATGAATATAGAATTTCTGGTCGTAATGCTAAAGGTATTAAAGTTATGAACTTAAATGAAAAAACAGGTGACTTTAAATCAATCATTGCAGCAAGAGAAACTGATTTAGTATGTATTATTTCAACTGATGGAAACTTAATTAAAACAAAAGCATCAGACATTCCTGTATTAGGAAGAGCTGCTGCTGGAGTTAGAGGAATTCGTTTAAGTGAAGGTAATAAAATTCAAGCAGTAATGTTAGAATACCGTAAACACGGAGAAGAAAACCAAGAGTTCGAAGAAGATTAAAATTAGGTTATTCATAATATTAATAAGTAAGTATTAAATAAAGTAGTAGTAAAAGCTATTTTATTAAAATACTTATTTTTAAACATTTTTAACATATGATTTTGCGTTTTTTATTTTTTAATACTTTTTTATTTATTACATAAAGTTTTTGTTTTTAAATAAAAGGTTGTGATAACGAATTCCTTTTGATGAATTAGAAATAAATACTTTTTTTCTATTTATTTTAACTTTATGTTTTTTAGCTATTTCAAATATTTTGTTTATTGTTTCTTGTAATTGATTTTCATTTTTAAAAGATAAAAATATATCATCAACATAAATACTCATTTTTCCATTTTTAGTTTTAATAAAATTAAAAAGTTCATTAAAAAAAGAAGCATTTGAAAGAAAACAAACGATACCAGATTGAAAAAACTCTGAGGTATAAATATTTTTTTAATAATCTCTTATTAATGCATACGGCAAGGTACAAAACTTATATATAATTTTATTTATGTCTTTTGAATTTTCTGTTTTTTCAGAAATATATTTTAATAACTTTAAAGATTGAGTATTTTCGAAATATTCTTGTATATCTATTTTTACATAAAATATAGTTTCTTTTGTAACATATTTATGCATTTTAACTGCTTTAAATATGCTAGAACCCTTTAGACAGAAGATAAATACTCTGGGCATTCTTTTTTAATTTAAAAATTTTAATATTGTTTTCAATAAAAAAATCAATTTACTTGTTTTTTAAAATATTTTTTGCAAAATCTTTTTTTGTTGTTATTTTTTCCACATTTAACCTTGCTTTCAACCTTTTTGTTATAATTAATATATCAAGATTTCGTGGTTACCCACACTTGTTTGCCTTTTGGCGTAAATAATTTCAGGCGATATACAATAGTTTATTTGACTTAAATTAGTTTAGAATAATTGATAACTTCATTGCCTAGGTGCATCACAGATAAGATTTGTTATTTTGGGCATCAGTATCTTTGGTGCTCCTTTATTTCTATGTTGGTAAGAGTAATGCTTATTCTTATAAAAACTATTTTATTAGCAGTAACAATTCATCTTATTAAAGAGCTTATTTTATTCATTATTAAACGCATTTGTAAATGAATGAGAAATAAAAAAGGAGGTAGATAAAATGAAACAAATAAATAAATTGTTATATTGAAATCTAACCTGATGCCAATTATGTTACTTGCTTAACATAAATTAGATAGTCACCTTAAATCATTCAATTTCGATGGCTTAAGGTGACTTTTTAAATATCTTTTAAAGTTTAATGAGATTATTTACCAAGACAATATTTTTTAAAGATATTATCAATGATTTCTTCATCATATTGCTCACCAATAAGTTCATTTAAGTAATTTCAAGCTTCATGTAAATCAACATTAACAATGTCAATTGGCATTCCAGCAATAATGGCGTTTAGAGATCTTTCTAAACGCTCTTTTACTTGTTCTACAAATGAAATTTGCTCAATGTTAATTAAAATTAAAGAATCATTTTTTGTTAGTTCTTCACTAATATGTATTTTCTCAATTTTATTAATTAATGCGTTAATATCTTGGTTAATTGCACTTGTAAATACAACATTATTAAATTGATTTAATAGTTGTTGCTTTTCATCATCTGAAAGTAGTTCACTTTTGTTAACAACTAAAATAAATTTTTTATCTGTTAGTTTATTAAAAATATTTTTGTTTTCATTATCTTCTATAGATTCATTATTCACAACAAATAAAACTAGTTCAGCTTCTTCAATCATTTTAAATGATTTTTCAATTCCTAAACTTTCAACAACATCACTAGTATTTCTAATTCCGGCTGTATCAATTAAATTTAAACTGATATGTTCAAGATTAATTTCACCAGTTACAATATCTCTAGTTGTTCCGTGAATATCTGTAACAATTGCTTTGTCTTCATTTAATAATGCATTTAATAAAGAAGATTTACCAACATTGGTTTTACCAACAATTGCTGTTTTAATTCCGTTAGTATTTTTAATTGCCATTTTAGATCTTTTTAATAATTTATTAACTTCAACATTGATATCAGATAATGCACTTGTTAACTCAGGAATGCTATTTCCTTCAACATCCTCATAATCAGGATAATCAATTGAAACTTGAATTCTTGAAATAATATCTAATAAGTTTGCTTTCAAGTTAATGATGCTTTGATTATGCGTACCACTCATGTTATTAACTCCAATTTTTAAAGCTAATTCATTCTTAGCAAAGATTAAATCATTAATTCCTTCTGCTTGAATTAAATCTATTTTATTATTTAAAAATGCTCTTTGGCTAAATTCACCTTTATTAGCCATTCTTGCACCGTTCTTGATAATTAGGTTGATTATGCGTTGAGTGTTTAAAATACCCCCATGACAAGCGATTTCAACCACATTCTCACCAGTAAAGCTTGCTGGAGCTACGAACGAAGTTAACACAACTTCATCAACTAGTTCATTTTTATCAAATAATTTTCTCACTCAAACATTTTTTGTTTCAGTAATTTTAAGATTTAATAGTTTATTAATAATATTAAAACTATCATCTCCACTAATTCTGATTAAAGAGATAGCTTGAGTTGAAATATTGGTTGTTGGTGCAACTATTGTTTGATTTATATTATTCATGTCTATTTCCTTGCTATTTATTATTATACTATTTTAGTAATAAAAATAGATTCCGAAGAATCAATTTGAATTAAGCGATATTTCCACCAATTGTTCCACCAATTGAAATCAATACAATTGCAAGCACAAATAGAATTGCTAATATTGGTCACATGACTTTAAAGAACTTTGTATAATCGATTCTTGCTATTCCAATTGCAGCCATCAAAATTCCTGATGTTGAGGTAAATAAATTAATAAACCCATTTGCGATTACAAACGCTCTTACTGACTCACTAGCTAAAACTTTTGGGTCTTTTGCAACTACTCCTGAAAGTAATGAGAAAACAGCTCTTGCAAATTCTGATGTTGAAGGAATAAATAATGAAAGAGGTAAGAATAAAATAAATAGAATAATTAAAATTCCAATAGATGAATTAATTCCACCAATTGAATCAGATAATCCTGAAACAACTAAATCTTGAATCAATGAAGTTTTTAATGATCAACCAATTCTACCAGCAACAGAAATAACTAAACATACACCAAATAAATCTTTTGCTCCGATCATAAATTGATCTAAGAAACCTTCTTCACCAAGCCCGTTAATAAATTTTAAAACAATTGCTGATACTAAGAAGATAGCAGAAACAACAATAAATCCGCCATTACCAAAGCCTTCAGCTGTATTGTTAAATAAGAGATCTGTAAATGTATTCAT
This region of Mesoplasma melaleucae genomic DNA includes:
- a CDS encoding reverse transcriptase domain-containing protein, with the translated sequence MYTSEFFQSGIVCFLSNASFFNELFNFIKTKNGKMSIYVDDIFLSFKNENQLQETINKIFEIAKKHKVKINRKKVFISNSSKGIRYHNLLFKNKNFM
- the mnmE gene encoding tRNA uridine-5-carboxymethylaminomethyl(34) synthesis GTPase MnmE; translated protein: MNNINQTIVAPTTNISTQAISLIRISGDDSFNIINKLLNLKITETKNVWVRKLFDKNELVDEVVLTSFVAPASFTGENVVEIACHGGILNTQRIINLIIKNGARMANKGEFSQRAFLNNKIDLIQAEGINDLIFAKNELALKIGVNNMSGTHNQSIINLKANLLDIISRIQVSIDYPDYEDVEGNSIPELTSALSDINVEVNKLLKRSKMAIKNTNGIKTAIVGKTNVGKSSLLNALLNEDKAIVTDIHGTTRDIVTGEINLEHISLNLIDTAGIRNTSDVVESLGIEKSFKMIEEAELVLFVVNNESIEDNENKNIFNKLTDKKFILVVNKSELLSDDEKQQLLNQFNNVVFTSAINQDINALINKIEKIHISEELTKNDSLILINIEQISFVEQVKERLERSLNAIIAGMPIDIVNVDLHEAWNYLNELIGEQYDEEIIDNIFKKYCLGK